From one Butyricimonas faecihominis genomic stretch:
- a CDS encoding efflux RND transporter periplasmic adaptor subunit — protein sequence MMKGVVFSLLGLILLMCACGSSKTKQECGKATVQADTVKSYQGELSIIYPGKIKAASEVKLSFRVAGPIRAVLPEVGAFVKKGELIAEIDPRDYEIQLSATEAEYNQVKEEAGRVIELYNRGSVPVNDYDKAVAGVKQITAKYNAHKNALADTRLTAPFDGYIQKKYYDSHETVAAGYPVVSMINSNYFDVDIDIPSSDFVRQDLFKAFSCTIDVFPGQVFPLELIEITRKANLNQLYRMRLRLKPVPGVDIAAGMSVNVTIEYNPNEEALTVVPLSAMFEENGESAVWVYNPETQRVTKRVIQLKKLLKTGELIVSGGLAAGEIVVSAGVHSLKEGMSVELLKPVSKTNVGGLL from the coding sequence ATGATGAAAGGTGTTGTATTTTCTTTGCTTGGGTTGATTTTATTGATGTGTGCCTGTGGAAGTTCTAAAACAAAGCAGGAATGCGGTAAGGCTACGGTGCAGGCCGATACGGTGAAAAGTTACCAAGGGGAATTGTCGATTATTTATCCGGGAAAGATCAAGGCGGCTTCAGAGGTAAAGCTGTCATTTCGGGTGGCTGGACCTATTCGGGCTGTGTTGCCGGAAGTGGGGGCTTTCGTGAAGAAGGGGGAGTTGATTGCCGAGATTGATCCGAGGGATTACGAGATTCAACTTTCTGCGACAGAGGCGGAATACAATCAAGTGAAGGAGGAAGCCGGAAGGGTCATCGAATTATATAACCGGGGGAGCGTTCCGGTAAATGATTACGATAAGGCCGTGGCCGGGGTCAAGCAAATTACGGCAAAGTATAATGCCCATAAGAATGCCTTGGCTGATACTCGTCTGACGGCACCTTTCGACGGGTATATTCAGAAAAAATATTATGATTCTCACGAGACGGTGGCCGCCGGTTACCCCGTGGTGTCTATGATTAATAGTAATTATTTTGACGTGGATATCGATATTCCGTCCAGTGATTTTGTACGACAAGATTTGTTCAAGGCGTTTTCTTGTACAATTGATGTGTTTCCGGGACAAGTTTTCCCTTTGGAGTTGATTGAAATTACTCGGAAGGCGAACTTGAATCAGTTGTACCGGATGCGTCTGCGTCTGAAACCCGTGCCGGGAGTGGATATTGCGGCAGGGATGAGCGTGAACGTGACGATCGAGTATAACCCGAACGAAGAGGCGTTGACGGTGGTGCCGTTATCCGCGATGTTCGAAGAAAACGGGGAATCTGCCGTGTGGGTATATAACCCGGAAACTCAACGAGTGACCAAGCGTGTTATCCAGTTGAAAAAGTTACTGAAAACAGGTGAGTTGATCGTTTCCGGAGGGTTGGCTGCCGGGGAGATCGTTGTGTCTGCCGGTGTGCATAGCTTGAAGGAGGGAATGTCAGTAGAATTATTGAAACCAGTTTCTAAAACAAATGTAGGGGGACTGTTGTAA
- a CDS encoding FecR family protein: MEDKSIFELIAEYSAGTISPADAELLRERLESDAEAMRLFREIRETEKVLKSVQVQEKIDLQKSWQRLDSSLAGLPRKGRRLFLTVGSVVAASVALLLMFVFPFTRQVEQPGTLVSQVGITPGGVKAILQSEDGKMIDLTSSTSSHIVTSDGLVLVNDSLKGLRFDQSKLENQPMKYHTLAVPVGGEYHFTLADGTRVWVNSASEVRFPNCFSGKKREIYVKGEVYLEVARDEKHPFVVHAGENEVRVLGTRFNLTAYPDEQEVITTLVEGSVEFWNDQSSIRLKPGEQSVLDRETNNLEKQKVDVSIYTSWVSGTYEYERMPLSDITRQLSRWYDVQFVYETTEFSNHPFTGVVKRDQSLEEVLSIIEKTTNIKFKISGRTIIIKRAEDAANISRSSN, encoded by the coding sequence ATGGAAGATAAGTCGATATTTGAATTAATTGCAGAATATAGTGCCGGGACGATTTCTCCTGCGGATGCCGAATTACTTCGTGAGAGATTGGAGAGCGATGCGGAGGCTATGCGTTTGTTCCGGGAGATTCGGGAGACGGAGAAGGTGTTGAAATCCGTGCAGGTGCAAGAAAAAATTGACCTTCAGAAGTCGTGGCAACGTCTTGACAGTTCTTTGGCTGGGCTACCTCGAAAAGGACGGAGGCTGTTCTTGACAGTGGGCTCGGTGGTTGCTGCTTCCGTGGCGTTATTGCTGATGTTTGTTTTTCCGTTTACCCGACAAGTGGAACAGCCGGGGACGTTGGTATCACAGGTGGGAATTACTCCCGGAGGAGTAAAGGCTATTTTACAGAGTGAGGATGGAAAGATGATAGATTTAACTTCTTCCACGTCCTCTCATATTGTGACGTCGGATGGTTTGGTGTTAGTGAACGATTCTTTGAAGGGATTAAGGTTTGATCAGAGTAAGTTGGAGAATCAACCGATGAAATATCATACGCTTGCGGTGCCTGTTGGCGGAGAGTATCATTTCACGTTAGCGGATGGAACCCGGGTGTGGGTAAATTCTGCCTCTGAGGTGCGTTTCCCGAATTGTTTCTCCGGGAAAAAAAGAGAAATCTATGTCAAAGGAGAGGTCTATTTGGAGGTGGCTCGTGATGAAAAGCATCCATTTGTGGTACATGCCGGAGAAAATGAGGTACGTGTGTTGGGAACGAGATTTAACCTGACTGCTTATCCGGATGAACAGGAGGTGATTACCACATTGGTCGAAGGAAGTGTTGAGTTTTGGAATGATCAATCAAGTATTCGTTTGAAACCCGGGGAACAGTCCGTGCTGGATCGGGAGACGAATAATCTTGAGAAACAGAAGGTTGACGTGTCTATTTATACTTCTTGGGTTTCCGGTACGTATGAGTATGAACGGATGCCGTTGTCGGATATTACCCGGCAATTATCTCGTTGGTACGACGTACAGTTTGTTTACGAGACCACGGAATTCAGTAATCACCCGTTCACGGGAGTCGTGAAACGTGATCAGTCGTTGGAAGAAGTGTTGTCGATTATTGAGAAAACGACAAATATTAAGTTTAAAATATCAGGGCGAACAATTATTATAAAACGAGCGGAAGATGCAGCGAACATCTCCCGCTCAAGTAATTAA
- a CDS encoding SusC/RagA family TonB-linked outer membrane protein, with amino-acid sequence MKKNRLKKLHFLKIAVLRHGINKNVLLLGVFMLFGLWNFASAQTKSVTLDVKDMPLREVFKLVKTQTGANFIYSEIEIQKASNVTLKFENLPLKTALERIFKDQPYTFEIQGDIVVVKPATQKKVVQEEKKKRSIKGQVLDENGQPIPGANIWLKGTTTGVPSDVNGNYSLTFDEKYNVIVVSFVGYKSVEKVIGDQDVINFKLVPDDETIEEVVVTGYQTISKERSTGAFAKVSSQVLEMRRMDNLSSVLEGQIAGYSDGIIRGVSTMNAQKTPLYVIDGFPVENTSIDASGSVTENAPVLNMEDIESITVLKDASAASIYGARAANGVIVITTKKAKQGKTQIQLSGVLTVRPYSYYTGNLTNSADIIELEKQWAAENPELNNGIDRALAEAMNRRNNYASPSAGINILLDLYTNKITQSEADAKLSELASRGYSYYKDVEKYAKRNPFYQQYNLSVGKATDRNNFMLSASYRNNKEEDKYAKSDQIGLNIQNSMQVVSWLKADVGVYVNFKNATTQTYDLLNSYGAGFTASPYDRLKDDDGNWITMPSQYKKTVRDNIENYGLYDVDITPLAELDKRLTKTKEFMSRLFAKLEVKILPWLTYNTMFQYEYGVNRVKRLEEMDSYATRVMINKFATYTDGNVVYNLPAGDIFYTQNHFSNAYNFRQQLNVDKVVNGVHGITWILGQEIRNTKLEYSNLTRYGYDNDLLMAQYIDEPLLTQGFSGLMNTWASLSAPSAQREMVNRFVSFYSNGAYSYDNRYTLSGSIRWDRSNLWGTNSKYQNKPLWSVGVNWNINREDFFNCSWVDMLKLRASYGIGGNIAKNAAPYLTANYYTSALVGGLYGNISSPPNPNLRWEKTTTVNVGVDFSMFTNRLVGSFEVYNKKSVDLLANQMGVPTEGFGYSTLTFNNGAMRNRGFELTLQGDLFRESAFKWNMGFLLGYNKNKVTKINVEAPVYFLQLDYPEAYPVEGNSYNGIYAYKWAGLSETGEPQIYDKDGNITTTDYTDLEAIHYVGTTVPEYSGSFTNVFNYKDFELSIQMLYAGGHKIRNTNIPKINMGDPYSNGIIDMTSKDIRKRWKQAGDEKITDVPCLLFYTSPDFNYDRESIYKGADIHVWDASHIKISNISLTYKIPNEWVKKIGFGGARVQFNIENLATIAFDRKAGYLLGSKDKPNYVCGLYLNF; translated from the coding sequence ATGAAAAAAAATCGATTAAAAAAACTGCATTTCTTGAAAATAGCAGTTTTGCGACATGGAATTAACAAGAACGTGTTGCTGTTGGGGGTGTTTATGCTGTTTGGTTTGTGGAATTTTGCCTCGGCCCAGACCAAAAGCGTAACATTGGACGTGAAGGATATGCCTTTGCGTGAAGTTTTTAAATTAGTCAAGACACAAACTGGGGCAAATTTTATTTACAGCGAGATCGAGATTCAGAAAGCTTCTAACGTGACGCTCAAGTTCGAGAATTTACCGTTAAAAACAGCTTTGGAAAGAATTTTTAAAGATCAACCTTACACGTTTGAGATTCAAGGTGACATTGTGGTGGTGAAACCTGCTACACAGAAAAAAGTGGTTCAAGAAGAGAAAAAGAAACGTTCGATCAAAGGTCAGGTGCTTGACGAAAATGGTCAACCCATTCCGGGAGCCAATATTTGGCTCAAGGGGACGACGACAGGAGTTCCTTCTGATGTGAATGGGAATTATTCGTTGACTTTTGATGAAAAATATAATGTAATTGTTGTTTCTTTTGTTGGGTATAAATCGGTGGAGAAGGTGATAGGGGATCAGGACGTGATTAATTTTAAGCTTGTTCCGGATGACGAAACAATTGAGGAAGTGGTGGTGACGGGCTATCAAACGATTTCTAAAGAACGGTCTACTGGGGCTTTTGCAAAAGTGTCTTCACAGGTGTTGGAAATGCGACGAATGGATAATCTTTCGTCAGTGCTGGAAGGTCAGATTGCTGGATATTCAGATGGTATTATTCGAGGTGTATCGACCATGAATGCTCAAAAAACTCCGCTTTATGTGATTGATGGTTTCCCCGTGGAAAATACTTCTATTGATGCTAGTGGAAGTGTGACAGAAAATGCTCCAGTGTTAAATATGGAAGATATTGAGAGTATAACTGTATTGAAGGATGCTTCGGCTGCTTCTATTTATGGAGCTCGTGCGGCAAACGGAGTAATTGTTATTACCACGAAAAAGGCCAAACAGGGGAAAACACAAATTCAATTGTCTGGAGTTTTGACAGTGCGTCCTTATTCTTATTACACGGGAAATTTGACGAATTCAGCAGATATTATTGAATTAGAAAAACAGTGGGCTGCCGAAAATCCGGAATTAAATAATGGGATTGATCGAGCGCTAGCAGAGGCGATGAATCGTCGTAATAATTATGCATCTCCCAGTGCGGGAATTAATATATTGCTTGATCTCTATACGAATAAAATTACTCAATCCGAAGCGGATGCTAAACTGTCTGAATTAGCGTCAAGAGGTTACAGCTATTACAAGGATGTAGAAAAGTATGCTAAACGTAATCCATTTTATCAACAATATAACTTAAGTGTGGGTAAAGCAACCGATCGTAATAATTTTATGCTCTCGGCCAGTTATCGCAATAATAAAGAGGAAGATAAATATGCAAAGAGTGATCAGATCGGTTTAAATATTCAAAATTCAATGCAGGTTGTTTCATGGTTGAAGGCTGATGTAGGAGTTTATGTTAATTTTAAAAATGCCACGACGCAGACGTATGATTTATTGAATTCTTACGGGGCCGGTTTTACTGCGAGTCCTTACGATCGTTTGAAGGATGATGATGGGAACTGGATCACGATGCCTTCCCAGTATAAAAAAACGGTACGGGATAATATTGAAAATTACGGGCTGTATGACGTGGATATAACTCCATTGGCAGAGTTAGATAAGCGATTGACAAAGACGAAAGAGTTTATGAGCAGGCTGTTTGCAAAGTTAGAAGTGAAGATTTTGCCATGGTTAACTTATAACACGATGTTCCAATATGAATATGGGGTGAATCGAGTAAAACGTTTGGAAGAAATGGATTCCTATGCGACGCGTGTAATGATTAATAAGTTTGCTACTTACACGGATGGGAATGTGGTTTATAATCTTCCGGCTGGGGATATATTTTATACCCAGAATCATTTTTCCAATGCTTATAATTTCCGTCAACAGTTAAATGTTGATAAAGTGGTTAATGGTGTACATGGTATTACTTGGATTCTTGGTCAAGAAATACGTAATACAAAATTGGAATATAGTAATCTAACCCGTTACGGGTATGACAATGACCTTTTGATGGCTCAATATATTGATGAACCTTTATTAACTCAAGGTTTTTCCGGGCTGATGAATACTTGGGCGTCGTTATCGGCTCCTAGTGCCCAGAGGGAGATGGTGAATCGGTTCGTGTCTTTTTATTCGAATGGAGCTTATTCTTACGATAATCGTTACACGCTTTCAGGAAGTATCCGATGGGATCGTTCCAACTTGTGGGGAACGAATTCGAAGTATCAGAATAAACCGCTTTGGTCGGTCGGGGTTAACTGGAATATTAACCGGGAAGATTTTTTTAATTGCTCTTGGGTAGATATGTTGAAATTGCGAGCTTCTTATGGAATCGGGGGAAATATCGCTAAAAATGCAGCTCCTTATTTAACTGCAAATTATTATACAAGTGCTCTCGTGGGCGGTTTGTACGGGAATATTTCTTCTCCACCTAATCCGAATCTTCGGTGGGAAAAGACGACAACCGTGAATGTTGGTGTGGATTTTTCCATGTTCACGAATCGTTTGGTCGGGTCGTTCGAAGTGTATAACAAAAAGAGTGTGGATTTGCTGGCAAATCAAATGGGAGTACCCACGGAAGGATTTGGTTATTCAACGCTTACATTTAATAATGGGGCGATGCGTAACCGGGGATTTGAGCTAACTCTTCAGGGGGATCTGTTTAGAGAATCTGCGTTTAAATGGAACATGGGATTCCTTTTAGGCTATAATAAGAATAAGGTTACGAAAATCAACGTGGAGGCTCCCGTGTATTTTCTGCAGCTGGATTATCCGGAGGCATATCCTGTGGAAGGAAACTCTTATAATGGAATTTATGCTTATAAGTGGGCTGGTTTGAGTGAGACGGGAGAGCCACAGATTTATGATAAAGATGGTAATATTACTACTACTGATTACACGGATCTAGAAGCAATTCATTATGTTGGAACGACTGTTCCCGAGTATAGCGGTTCGTTCACGAATGTGTTTAATTATAAAGATTTTGAGTTGTCAATTCAGATGCTTTATGCTGGCGGGCATAAGATCCGGAATACGAATATTCCTAAAATCAATATGGGAGATCCATACAGTAACGGGATCATTGACATGACCAGCAAAGATATTCGTAAGCGCTGGAAACAGGCTGGAGATGAAAAGATCACGGATGTACCTTGTTTGCTTTTCTATACGTCACCTGATTTTAATTACGATAGAGAGTCCATTTATAAGGGGGCAGATATTCACGTGTGGGATGCATCGCATATTAAGATTAGTAATATTTCTCTTACTTATAAGATTCCCAATGAATGGGTGAAGAAAATAGGTTTTGGCGGGGCGAGGGTACAGTTTAATATTGAGAATTTGGCAACAATAGCATTTGATCGTAAAGCGGGTTATTTATTAGGGAGTAAGGATAAACCGAATTACGTCTGCGGGCTTTATTTGAATTTTTAA
- a CDS encoding efflux RND transporter permease subunit, which produces MNLADYALNNRALVKFFIAVLVIGGIFAFNSMSKLEDPEIKVKQAMVVTVYPGASAHQVELEVTDVLEKSIRSMGAIGSIESKSMADMSLITVELESTVSPDELEQKWDILRRKVTNAQAQMPDGVRPSVVMDDFGDVYGMFYAITTDGVGDEQLLDYAQLVKRELQDIEGVRRVEIYGNRTPCINIEMMQDKMANLGVHPMEVLSTLNSQNKTVYPGYFNSGDQRLRVAINDSYRSIDDIKNLIIQGHEDDQLRLRDIASITEGYEDPARNGMKYDGKQAFGLAISMEKGGNIITLGEKVDQELQQLKESRIPVGVDFQKVFFQPDRVREAINVFMVNLVESVVIVILVLMLTMGFRSGVIIGTGLVIIVLGSFVVLYLFDGTLQRVSLGSLIVAMGMLVDNAIVIVDGILVDLERGVKRPAALTNIAKKTAMPLLGATLIAILAFFPIFISPDTTGEYVRDLFIVLAVSLLLSWVLALTHIPIHADHSLKVKPKKANENLYDSKIYRLFRQFLSFMLWHKSMAIGVVVVLLAITAFLYRYIPQGFFPDLSYTQLYIEFKMPEGTRVERVESDLASIEDYLLSRPEVTHVTTSVGGTPARYNLVRSIAEPTMSYGELIVDYTTPEELKASMTEIQDYLTAHYPDAYVRMKRYNLMYKKYPIELMFTGPDPAVLRELTAKAEQIMRDEPAITLVTNDWEPMTPTLMVDYYQPIARSVGLSRSDVGLSMLAATDGMPVGSFYEGVHAKPLYMKSVNSEGEKVEALDNIPVWSVLPSTAALNEESLKGLLMGTMSGEDLLAQSIGSIPLNQATKGISLKWEDPVVRRYNGQRAMRAQCNNALGYTAESARSLITEKVDTITLPEGYAKQWLGEHKASGESMKYLFGNIPLAVILMIAILIMLFKDFRKPIIIFCCLPLAAIGIVLGMLISGKEFGFVAIVGALGLVGMMIKNGVVLLDEIGLQIASGKDQTQALLDSSSSRFRPVMMASLTTILGMIPLLGDDMFGSMAVTIMGGLLVGTVITLVFIPVLYAIFFKEKKSDSIS; this is translated from the coding sequence ATCAATTTAGCGGATTATGCATTAAATAATAGGGCGCTGGTAAAGTTTTTTATTGCAGTGCTGGTGATTGGAGGTATTTTTGCCTTTAATTCGATGAGCAAGTTGGAAGACCCGGAAATCAAGGTAAAACAGGCGATGGTGGTTACGGTGTATCCCGGAGCTTCTGCTCATCAGGTGGAGTTGGAAGTAACGGATGTATTGGAGAAGTCGATTCGTTCAATGGGGGCAATCGGTAGTATTGAATCCAAGTCCATGGCGGATATGTCATTGATCACGGTAGAATTGGAGAGTACGGTGAGCCCGGACGAATTGGAGCAGAAATGGGATATCTTGCGTCGGAAGGTGACGAATGCACAGGCCCAAATGCCGGATGGAGTGCGCCCTTCCGTGGTGATGGATGATTTCGGGGACGTGTATGGAATGTTTTATGCCATAACGACAGACGGGGTGGGAGACGAGCAGTTGCTGGATTATGCCCAGTTGGTGAAACGGGAGTTGCAGGATATTGAGGGGGTGCGTCGAGTTGAAATTTACGGAAATCGGACCCCATGTATCAATATCGAGATGATGCAGGATAAGATGGCGAATTTGGGGGTTCATCCGATGGAGGTGTTGTCCACGTTGAACAGTCAGAATAAAACCGTGTATCCCGGTTATTTCAATAGCGGGGATCAGCGTTTGCGGGTGGCTATTAATGATAGTTACAGGTCGATAGATGATATTAAGAATTTAATTATACAGGGACACGAGGATGATCAGTTGCGTTTGCGAGACATTGCGTCTATTACGGAAGGGTATGAAGATCCGGCCCGTAACGGAATGAAGTATGATGGCAAGCAGGCTTTCGGGTTGGCGATTTCCATGGAAAAAGGTGGGAATATTATAACCTTGGGAGAGAAGGTAGACCAAGAGTTACAGCAGTTGAAAGAATCCCGGATTCCAGTGGGAGTGGATTTTCAGAAAGTATTTTTTCAGCCGGATCGAGTAAGGGAAGCCATTAATGTTTTCATGGTTAATCTGGTAGAATCGGTAGTGATCGTGATTCTTGTGCTGATGCTTACCATGGGATTCCGGAGCGGGGTGATTATCGGAACCGGACTGGTGATTATCGTACTGGGCTCATTCGTGGTGCTTTATCTTTTTGACGGGACCTTGCAACGGGTTTCACTGGGTTCGTTGATTGTTGCCATGGGGATGCTGGTGGATAATGCGATCGTGATTGTTGATGGGATACTGGTTGATTTGGAGCGGGGCGTGAAACGTCCAGCTGCGCTGACAAATATAGCGAAAAAGACGGCCATGCCTTTATTGGGGGCTACATTGATTGCTATCTTGGCGTTTTTCCCGATCTTTATTTCCCCGGATACGACGGGCGAGTACGTGCGGGATTTGTTTATCGTGCTGGCGGTATCCCTGTTGTTGAGTTGGGTGTTGGCGTTGACGCATATCCCGATTCACGCGGATCACTCGTTGAAAGTGAAGCCGAAGAAGGCGAATGAGAATTTGTATGATAGTAAGATATACCGGTTGTTCCGGCAGTTCCTTTCTTTTATGTTGTGGCATAAGTCCATGGCAATCGGGGTGGTCGTGGTTTTATTGGCGATTACCGCATTTTTGTACCGGTATATCCCACAGGGTTTCTTCCCGGATTTGAGTTACACGCAGTTGTATATTGAATTTAAGATGCCGGAAGGTACGCGGGTGGAACGGGTAGAATCGGATTTGGCAAGTATAGAGGATTATTTGTTGAGCCGCCCGGAGGTGACTCATGTGACGACGAGTGTCGGCGGGACGCCTGCCCGTTATAATCTGGTGCGTTCTATTGCGGAACCCACGATGAGTTACGGGGAGTTGATCGTGGATTACACGACCCCGGAAGAGTTGAAAGCGTCGATGACCGAGATTCAGGATTACCTGACAGCTCATTACCCGGATGCTTACGTGCGGATGAAACGTTATAATCTGATGTACAAGAAGTACCCGATCGAGTTGATGTTCACGGGTCCGGATCCAGCCGTGTTGAGAGAGTTGACTGCAAAGGCGGAACAGATTATGCGTGACGAACCTGCAATTACTTTGGTGACGAATGACTGGGAGCCGATGACTCCCACGTTGATGGTGGATTACTACCAGCCGATTGCCCGTTCCGTGGGACTTTCCCGTTCGGATGTCGGTTTGTCGATGCTTGCCGCCACGGATGGAATGCCCGTGGGATCTTTCTACGAGGGAGTTCATGCAAAGCCTTTGTACATGAAGAGCGTGAATAGTGAGGGGGAGAAGGTGGAAGCACTTGATAATATTCCCGTTTGGAGTGTGCTGCCTTCGACGGCGGCTTTGAACGAGGAGTCGTTGAAGGGGTTGTTGATGGGAACGATGTCCGGGGAGGATTTGCTGGCTCAAAGTATAGGTTCTATCCCGTTGAATCAAGCCACGAAAGGTATTTCCTTGAAATGGGAAGATCCTGTTGTGCGACGTTATAACGGGCAGCGGGCTATGCGGGCCCAGTGTAATAATGCTTTGGGATACACGGCGGAGAGTGCCCGTTCGCTGATCACGGAGAAGGTGGATACGATTACTTTGCCCGAAGGATATGCTAAACAGTGGTTGGGAGAGCATAAGGCGAGCGGGGAGTCCATGAAATATTTGTTCGGGAATATTCCGTTAGCGGTTATTCTGATGATTGCTATACTGATCATGTTGTTCAAGGATTTCCGCAAGCCGATTATTATTTTCTGTTGTTTACCTTTGGCTGCAATCGGGATCGTGCTGGGTATGTTGATCAGTGGTAAAGAGTTTGGTTTCGTGGCGATTGTCGGTGCATTGGGGTTGGTCGGGATGATGATTAAGAACGGAGTGGTACTACTGGATGAGATCGGGTTACAGATTGCTTCCGGGAAAGATCAGACACAGGCTCTGCTGGATTCTTCTTCTTCTCGTTTCCGTCCGGTGATGATGGCGTCATTGACAACGATATTGGGGATGATTCCGTTGCTGGGTGACGATATGTTTGGCTCGATGGCCGTTACGATTATGGGAGGCTTGTTGGTAGGTACGGTGATCACGTTGGTGTTTATTCCCGTGTTGTACGCGATATTCTTTAAAGAGAAGAAAAGTGATAGTATAAGTTAG
- a CDS encoding TolC family protein, with protein MKGLLIILLVLGISPVKAQVSLNLEKCREMALESSKKMSIATKQGEKAEFERKAYRANFLPKLSATGLYAYMQKKSSFTIDGGYLPTFVPDANGELVYNLYIDPATKLPVMGKDGLPLSAQYAFMPDIELELGLRGVYSAGAMLEQPIYMGGKIRSAYRMATIGKEMSELNKQYTRAEVITEADEAYWQYLRVVELVTSAQKYKAVVNELVRNLTDAYETGMASRNDLLKAQVKLNEAELMLQKAENGKALAGMNLCRVIGIDLYSTIQVSDSLYDEVTPGVLNAGEGLQQRPEYNLLEKDVELKEKQVALTRSDFLPEVGVSASYGFSGGISLNGQTEDVASFTAMASVKIPIYHWGEGRGKIKAMKAEQEMSRLKKEEMSQMMLLEIARARYNIEDCHTRVMLTRKSLSQAEENLGVSKNQYEVGMETITNYMEAQAQWQKAWSDWIDAKAELRLSETRYLKATGRL; from the coding sequence ATGAAAGGTCTGTTGATAATATTATTGGTTTTAGGTATTTCTCCGGTAAAAGCGCAGGTTTCTTTGAACTTGGAAAAATGTCGGGAAATGGCTTTAGAAAGTAGCAAGAAGATGTCGATTGCCACGAAACAGGGGGAGAAGGCGGAATTTGAGCGAAAGGCTTATCGTGCGAATTTTTTGCCCAAGCTTTCGGCTACCGGGTTGTATGCTTATATGCAGAAAAAGAGTTCGTTCACGATTGATGGGGGGTATTTACCGACGTTCGTGCCGGATGCAAACGGGGAGTTGGTTTACAATCTTTATATTGACCCGGCGACGAAACTTCCGGTGATGGGAAAGGATGGTTTGCCTCTTTCGGCGCAATATGCTTTTATGCCTGATATTGAGTTGGAGTTAGGGTTACGAGGGGTTTATTCGGCGGGAGCGATGCTAGAACAACCGATTTATATGGGTGGAAAGATTCGTTCAGCCTATCGTATGGCCACGATCGGAAAGGAAATGTCCGAATTGAATAAGCAGTATACCCGTGCGGAGGTGATTACCGAGGCGGACGAGGCTTATTGGCAATACTTGCGTGTCGTGGAGCTGGTGACTTCTGCCCAGAAGTATAAGGCGGTAGTTAATGAGTTAGTGCGGAATTTGACGGATGCTTACGAAACAGGGATGGCTTCCCGAAATGATTTGCTGAAGGCACAGGTAAAGTTGAACGAGGCCGAGTTGATGTTGCAAAAGGCGGAGAACGGGAAGGCTTTGGCAGGGATGAATCTTTGCCGGGTAATCGGGATTGATCTTTATTCGACGATACAGGTGAGTGATTCTTTGTATGATGAGGTGACTCCGGGCGTGTTGAATGCCGGGGAGGGATTACAACAGCGTCCCGAATATAATTTGTTGGAGAAGGATGTGGAATTGAAGGAGAAACAGGTGGCGTTGACCCGTTCTGATTTTTTGCCGGAGGTGGGAGTTTCTGCCTCTTATGGATTTTCGGGGGGAATATCCCTGAACGGGCAGACGGAGGATGTGGCGTCTTTCACGGCTATGGCATCCGTGAAGATTCCGATTTATCACTGGGGTGAGGGCCGGGGAAAGATTAAAGCGATGAAAGCTGAGCAGGAGATGAGTCGATTGAAGAAAGAGGAGATGTCACAAATGATGCTTTTGGAGATTGCACGGGCTCGCTATAATATTGAGGATTGTCACACAAGGGTTATGCTGACCCGTAAATCGTTGAGCCAAGCAGAAGAAAATCTAGGGGTGAGCAAGAATCAGTACGAGGTGGGAATGGAGACGATCACGAACTACATGGAGGCTCAGGCGCAATGGCAAAAGGCGTGGAGTGACTGGATTGACGCAAAGGCGGAATTACGGTTGAGCGAGACGAGGTACTTGAAGGCGACGGGACGGCTATAA
- a CDS encoding RNA polymerase sigma factor produces MFELFFANSGNNFNFTVSRKRSSIVPDIKETTIIRLLEAGDERCMKMMFDTYYQALCMYVMRYLISVEDAEDIVQTVFISLWNNKRGQVFTGSLRSYLFGAVSKASLQFMRDRERMYFVEIELHIDDFLEEMSRDREVELEKMKEYLYVAIEDLPANPKKVLTAIVFNNTPYKVVAEEMGISVNTVKTYYARALQSLRKSLDGKTFCFLFLSFFSSEK; encoded by the coding sequence GTGTTTGAATTATTTTTTGCAAATAGCGGGAATAATTTTAACTTTACCGTGTCACGTAAAAGGAGTAGTATCGTGCCTGATATAAAAGAAACAACGATAATTCGTCTATTAGAGGCCGGAGATGAGAGATGTATGAAGATGATGTTTGATACTTATTATCAAGCATTGTGTATGTATGTCATGCGTTATTTGATTTCGGTGGAAGATGCGGAAGATATTGTTCAGACGGTGTTTATATCCTTGTGGAATAATAAGCGGGGACAGGTTTTTACAGGATCTTTGAGGTCTTATTTGTTTGGGGCGGTAAGTAAGGCCTCCTTGCAGTTTATGCGGGATAGGGAAAGGATGTATTTCGTGGAGATAGAGTTGCATATTGATGATTTTTTGGAAGAAATGTCTCGTGATCGTGAAGTGGAATTAGAGAAGATGAAAGAATATCTATATGTAGCCATTGAGGATTTACCCGCTAATCCGAAGAAGGTTCTTACCGCGATTGTTTTTAATAATACACCTTATAAGGTGGTTGCCGAGGAGATGGGAATTTCGGTGAACACGGTGAAAACCTATTACGCTAGGGCGCTTCAATCGTTGCGTAAATCTCTTGATGGTAAGACATTTTGTTTTCTTTTCCTCTCGTTCTTTTCTTCTGAAAAATAA